In Patulibacter sp. SYSU D01012, a single window of DNA contains:
- a CDS encoding lipopolysaccharide biosynthesis protein: MSDVSPAPDATDVLDGPEAGGKVISGAALRVVFYALGSLLAVGSTAVVSRHLGIAGFDGFATVLSLTAVALLVTDFGLTALGVREYVAQTGEQRAHMMAVMVTLRLLLMGLATVGMLVFALVSGFSSELLVGTALAGVGLIAQAVPATYSLPLAATLRLGWVGGIDFVRQAVQALCLVVLAAVGAGVAPLLGSLIPAGLVSLAAAAAVARGLAPLWPRWDLAEMRRLLRMSFSYAIGTSIGSIYAYVAQIVTHLSTTEHESGLFALSFRVFSVVVAVAIIVVGSAYPILTRAAGSEDGERFEYAGTRLVEGVVLIGTVFALVLGVGAPLIVEVLGGPQYGDAVDVARLHALALPGSFAVAAGSFLLLSLRRHRTLLRINVSILVASIALTAAMASAWGATGAATAMVITEYALAGAFLLAVRQAGSDVAMGRRVLLSLLGAAALAVVIGAGLQTLIDGAAWSAVCAAASCLTFLVVTTATGGVPAEITHAVRGRLRRRA, from the coding sequence GTGTCCGATGTGAGCCCCGCGCCCGACGCGACGGACGTCCTCGACGGCCCAGAGGCGGGCGGGAAGGTGATTTCCGGTGCCGCGCTGCGCGTAGTGTTCTACGCGTTGGGATCGTTGCTGGCGGTGGGGTCGACCGCCGTCGTCTCCCGTCATCTGGGGATCGCGGGATTTGACGGGTTCGCGACCGTCCTGTCGCTCACTGCCGTCGCGCTCCTCGTGACGGACTTCGGCCTGACGGCGCTCGGCGTCCGGGAGTACGTTGCGCAGACCGGCGAGCAGCGCGCCCACATGATGGCCGTGATGGTGACCCTACGGCTGCTGCTGATGGGACTCGCCACGGTGGGGATGCTCGTCTTCGCCCTCGTTAGCGGGTTCTCGAGCGAGCTGCTCGTCGGCACGGCGCTCGCGGGTGTCGGACTGATCGCCCAGGCCGTGCCGGCGACGTACAGCCTGCCGCTTGCAGCCACGCTGCGTCTCGGGTGGGTCGGGGGGATCGACTTCGTCCGGCAGGCCGTGCAGGCGCTCTGCCTGGTCGTCCTCGCCGCGGTCGGGGCGGGTGTGGCGCCGCTCCTCGGGAGCTTGATCCCCGCCGGGCTGGTGTCGCTCGCGGCGGCCGCAGCAGTCGCCCGGGGCCTCGCGCCATTGTGGCCCCGATGGGACCTTGCCGAGATGCGTCGGCTGCTGCGCATGTCGTTCAGCTACGCCATAGGCACGAGCATCGGTTCGATCTACGCGTATGTCGCACAGATCGTCACCCATCTATCGACGACGGAGCACGAGAGCGGGCTCTTTGCCCTGTCGTTCCGGGTCTTCTCGGTCGTCGTCGCCGTGGCGATCATCGTTGTCGGCAGCGCCTACCCAATTCTGACCCGTGCCGCCGGCAGCGAGGACGGTGAGCGCTTCGAGTACGCCGGCACCCGCCTGGTCGAAGGCGTGGTGCTGATCGGGACGGTGTTCGCGCTCGTCCTGGGCGTCGGCGCCCCGCTGATCGTCGAGGTGCTCGGCGGCCCCCAATACGGCGACGCCGTCGATGTCGCGCGTTTGCACGCGCTGGCACTGCCCGGATCGTTCGCCGTCGCCGCCGGCTCGTTCCTGCTGCTTTCGTTGCGCCGCCACCGCACGCTGCTGCGCATCAACGTGTCGATCCTGGTGGCGAGCATTGCCTTGACCGCGGCCATGGCGTCCGCGTGGGGCGCAACCGGCGCGGCGACTGCGATGGTCATCACCGAATACGCCCTGGCTGGTGCCTTCCTCCTGGCCGTCCGCCAGGCCGGCTCGGACGTGGCGATGGGTCGCCGCGTGCTCTTGTCGCTGCTCGGGGCGGCCGCGCTGGCCGTTGTGATCGGCGCGGGACTGCAGACGCTCATCGACGGTGCCGCCTGGAGCGCCGTTTGTGCCGCGGCGTCCTGTCTGACGTTCCTCGTCGTGACGACGGCGACGGGTGGCGTGCCGGCGGAGATCACCCACGCCGTGCGCGGCCGCCTGCGTCGTCGCGCCTGA
- the rfbC gene encoding dTDP-4-dehydrorhamnose 3,5-epimerase, whose protein sequence is MEIRETSLPDAKLIVPRVFPDERGFFAETFRENVLAEAGIHDTWVQDNHSRSSYGVVRGLHFQIGKGAAKLVRCGRGHIWDVIVDLRKGSPTYGKWQGFDLTDENMHVLYVPVGFAHGFCVMSDVADVLYKQTNYYSGEVERGIAYNDREVAVAWPLAPELILVSDRDASAPSLHDIAEQLVFNETSVNG, encoded by the coding sequence ATGGAGATCCGCGAGACGTCGCTGCCCGACGCCAAGCTCATCGTTCCCCGCGTGTTCCCGGACGAGCGCGGGTTCTTCGCCGAGACGTTCCGCGAGAACGTGCTGGCCGAGGCCGGCATCCACGACACTTGGGTGCAGGACAACCACTCACGGTCCTCGTACGGCGTCGTGCGCGGGCTGCACTTCCAGATCGGCAAGGGCGCCGCAAAGCTCGTCCGCTGCGGCCGCGGCCACATCTGGGACGTCATCGTCGACCTGCGCAAGGGCTCGCCGACGTACGGCAAGTGGCAGGGCTTCGACCTGACCGACGAGAACATGCACGTCCTGTACGTGCCGGTCGGCTTCGCGCACGGCTTCTGCGTCATGAGCGACGTCGCGGACGTGCTCTACAAGCAGACGAACTACTACTCCGGTGAGGTCGAGCGCGGTATCGCGTATAACGACCGCGAGGTTGCGGTCGCTTGGCCGCTAGCGCCTGAGTTGATTCTGGTTTCAGACCGTGATGCCAGCGCCCCGTCTCTTCACGACATTGCGGAGCAACTTGTCTTCAACGAGACATCGGTGAACGGTTGA
- a CDS encoding HD domain-containing protein: MRPVRVRDPIHNFVELEPAEVAAIDSPVFQRLRGIKQLAMTNLVYPGALHTRFEHSLGVCHIAGKLADELELDPDLRRVVRAAALLHDVGHGPFSHVSEAVLDIRAGVSNVHEAISVAIMHGDKHLHAALGEDVCKRAADLVGHKGEFSVRTVARDIVSGPSDADKLDYLLRDSYFAGVNYGKYDLNRLLDTATVIKDGPQTQLGFEADGVWAVEGLLLARHHMHRQVYGHKTRVATDIMVQRALALGIDEGAINADAFTVPVDQGRPTPTPTFLERYLENDDATVMRHLLTQNDATDSRDMAERLATRRLFRRYAHVSLEDMRGSLGGPRLGRLLDPERMASKIPDLEAAIATDLDCPAHHVALKIEEPGNPVHRNPGAGIGPKDILLKFDDREPDLIEETSEIFRNATEPNKRFASVYLAKTDATTDDKVKDLLCRILMTV, encoded by the coding sequence GTGCGTCCCGTCCGCGTCCGCGATCCGATTCATAACTTCGTCGAACTCGAACCCGCGGAAGTCGCAGCCATCGACTCGCCGGTATTTCAGCGCCTGCGGGGCATCAAGCAGCTCGCCATGACGAACCTTGTCTACCCGGGGGCGCTGCATACCCGCTTTGAGCACTCCTTGGGTGTCTGCCACATCGCCGGCAAGCTAGCTGACGAGCTCGAACTCGATCCGGACCTACGGCGCGTCGTTCGAGCGGCAGCCCTACTGCACGACGTCGGCCACGGACCCTTCTCACATGTATCGGAAGCGGTCCTCGACATACGGGCCGGAGTCAGCAACGTCCACGAGGCCATCTCCGTAGCCATCATGCACGGCGATAAACACCTTCACGCCGCCCTTGGGGAGGACGTATGCAAGCGGGCGGCGGATCTAGTTGGACACAAGGGAGAATTTAGCGTCCGTACTGTAGCCCGAGACATTGTCTCCGGTCCGAGTGACGCCGACAAACTCGACTATCTCCTACGAGATTCCTATTTTGCAGGGGTCAATTACGGCAAATACGACTTGAACCGCCTACTCGACACCGCAACGGTGATCAAGGACGGGCCCCAGACACAACTCGGATTCGAAGCAGATGGAGTGTGGGCCGTCGAAGGACTCTTGCTGGCGCGGCACCATATGCACCGCCAGGTGTACGGTCACAAGACACGAGTCGCGACCGACATCATGGTGCAGCGCGCCCTTGCCCTAGGCATCGACGAGGGAGCAATAAACGCAGACGCTTTCACCGTACCGGTCGACCAAGGACGCCCAACACCGACGCCGACCTTCCTCGAACGGTACCTCGAGAACGACGACGCCACCGTCATGCGCCACCTCCTTACACAGAACGACGCGACCGACTCGCGGGACATGGCCGAAAGGCTCGCGACTCGTCGGCTCTTTCGGCGCTACGCTCACGTGTCGCTCGAGGACATGCGGGGGTCACTCGGTGGGCCGAGACTGGGCCGGCTGCTCGATCCGGAGCGCATGGCAAGCAAAATCCCCGATCTAGAGGCCGCGATCGCAACAGACCTTGACTGTCCGGCGCACCACGTAGCCTTGAAGATCGAAGAGCCCGGCAACCCGGTTCATCGCAACCCGGGAGCGGGTATCGGCCCGAAGGACATCCTCCTGAAGTTTGACGATCGGGAACCCGACCTGATCGAGGAGACGAGCGAGATCTTTCGCAATGCGACAGAACCCAACAAGCGCTTCGCCTCGGTCTACCTCGCGAAGACGGATGCCACCACCGACGATAAAGTCAAGGATCTATTGTGCCGAATTTTGATGACAGTGTGA
- a CDS encoding cytidine deaminase → MSDHRAVTPAEQSLYEAARKAQARAYVPASRFAVGAAVSMHGEVVTGANFENDSYGLTICAERAAIAVAVAHGLVRAAIAAGADERDPRCLNAIAIHADALTVSPCGACRQVIGQFAAPGARVIYPRDGELTSVSFGDLLPDKFRLQ, encoded by the coding sequence ATGTCCGACCATCGCGCCGTTACTCCAGCCGAGCAGTCTCTCTATGAGGCCGCTCGCAAGGCGCAAGCCCGCGCGTACGTTCCCGCGTCTCGCTTCGCCGTCGGGGCGGCAGTCTCGATGCATGGCGAAGTCGTCACGGGCGCGAACTTCGAGAACGACTCCTATGGCTTGACGATCTGTGCCGAACGCGCCGCGATCGCGGTCGCGGTCGCTCATGGGCTAGTTCGGGCGGCGATCGCCGCCGGGGCGGACGAGCGAGATCCGCGATGTCTGAATGCGATAGCGATCCATGCCGACGCACTGACTGTGTCTCCGTGCGGGGCTTGTCGGCAAGTCATTGGACAGTTCGCAGCGCCGGGCGCCCGTGTCATCTATCCGCGCGATGGGGAACTTACGAGCGTGAGCTTCGGAGACCTGTTGCCCGACAAGTTTCGCCTGCAGTAA
- a CDS encoding COX15/CtaA family protein translates to MANDPVPANDGPRRLRGLRRRFQSPPQRMLLAARLALIANIGIMLTGALVRVTGSGLGCSNWPKCETEVVPTQAHAPTFIEFGNRLLTFAVSATAIFAIFCALTLIVFRRDLLLLSLWLLVGIAAQAVIGGMSVLYDLDWIWISAHYMASIIFLVVPSALLVWRAGIGTKARRVHEATDRLTGRMVFALLPLGAVALWAGTLSTAAGPHSGGSGTGDVVKRFDVHGTGTLEWIVQRHGAIAAIFGLWIIAAWAVAKWRGAGERLSIVLTIAGMLVAVQGMIGLIQYGLELPAGLVWLHVTLATLTWAAVVWAWQVAGPGHRRGEPATATEPILAVE, encoded by the coding sequence ATGGCGAACGATCCCGTCCCCGCGAACGACGGACCCCGCCGCCTGCGCGGCCTCCGCCGCCGCTTTCAGAGCCCGCCGCAGCGGATGCTGCTCGCGGCACGCCTGGCGCTGATCGCCAACATCGGGATCATGCTCACCGGCGCGCTCGTGCGCGTGACGGGATCCGGCCTGGGCTGCTCGAACTGGCCGAAGTGCGAGACCGAGGTCGTGCCGACGCAGGCGCACGCGCCGACGTTCATCGAGTTCGGCAACCGCCTGCTGACCTTCGCCGTCAGCGCCACGGCGATCTTCGCCATCTTCTGCGCGCTGACGCTGATCGTCTTCCGCCGCGACCTGCTGCTGCTCTCCCTGTGGCTGCTGGTCGGCATCGCCGCGCAAGCCGTCATCGGCGGCATGAGCGTCCTCTACGACCTGGACTGGATCTGGATCAGCGCCCACTACATGGCGTCGATCATCTTCCTCGTCGTCCCGTCCGCGCTGCTCGTCTGGCGCGCCGGCATCGGCACGAAGGCGCGCCGCGTGCACGAGGCCACCGACCGCCTGACCGGCCGCATGGTCTTCGCCCTCCTGCCCCTGGGCGCCGTCGCGCTGTGGGCCGGCACGCTCTCGACCGCCGCGGGTCCGCACTCCGGCGGGTCGGGCACCGGCGACGTCGTCAAGCGCTTCGACGTGCACGGCACCGGCACCCTGGAGTGGATCGTCCAGCGGCACGGCGCCATCGCCGCCATCTTCGGGCTGTGGATCATCGCCGCGTGGGCCGTGGCGAAGTGGCGCGGCGCAGGCGAGCGGCTGTCCATCGTGCTGACGATCGCCGGGATGCTCGTGGCGGTCCAGGGCATGATCGGCCTGATCCAGTACGGCCTGGAGCTCCCCGCCGGCCTGGTCTGGCTGCACGTGACGCTCGCCACCCTGACGTGGGCCGCCGTCGTCTGGGCCTGGCAGGTCGCGGGGCCCGGACACCGCCGCGGCGAGCCCGCCACGGCCACCGAGCCCATCCTCGCCGTCGAGTAG
- a CDS encoding diguanylate cyclase, translating to MHPPADLSDGPDAVPADLYRQLVARTDDVALVLLAPDGTVRSWNAGAERLHRRPAAEVVGRSFADFHDPDSAAGRHPDLVLEQAEAAGRYDDAGWRLRPDGSRFWARDVITALHGEHGAVVGYALVTTDLTAAKDAQDQAASARELLRTTARTDAATGFLNRRGWHEELAREVALAERRGTPLCIAALELEDVKQITDVGGREARETLLRGLRGAWRTKMRATDVLARTGDDDFAVALVDCDVDTAMSIVERLRAATPHDAGCTAVVALWDGDESAVELTARAERALRTARRAGRGRTVLASADEDVERALRPDDEA from the coding sequence GTGCATCCCCCTGCCGACCTGTCCGACGGCCCCGACGCCGTCCCTGCCGACCTCTACCGCCAGCTCGTCGCGCGCACCGACGACGTCGCGCTGGTGCTGCTGGCCCCCGACGGCACCGTGCGTTCGTGGAACGCCGGTGCCGAGCGCCTGCACCGCCGCCCGGCCGCCGAGGTCGTCGGCCGCTCGTTCGCCGACTTCCACGACCCTGACAGCGCGGCCGGCCGCCACCCCGACCTGGTGCTCGAGCAGGCCGAGGCCGCCGGCCGCTACGACGACGCCGGCTGGCGCCTGCGGCCCGACGGCAGCCGCTTCTGGGCGCGCGACGTCATCACCGCCCTGCACGGGGAGCACGGCGCCGTCGTCGGCTACGCGCTCGTCACGACCGACCTGACGGCCGCCAAGGACGCGCAGGACCAGGCCGCCAGCGCCCGCGAGCTGCTGCGCACCACCGCCCGCACCGACGCGGCGACGGGCTTCCTCAACCGCCGCGGCTGGCACGAGGAGCTGGCCCGCGAGGTCGCGCTGGCCGAGCGCCGCGGCACGCCGCTGTGCATCGCCGCGCTCGAGCTGGAGGACGTCAAGCAGATCACGGACGTCGGCGGCCGCGAGGCGCGCGAGACGCTGCTGCGGGGCCTGCGCGGTGCGTGGCGCACGAAGATGCGCGCCACCGACGTGCTGGCCCGCACGGGCGACGACGACTTCGCCGTCGCGCTCGTGGACTGCGACGTCGACACCGCGATGAGCATCGTCGAGCGTCTGCGCGCCGCCACGCCGCACGACGCCGGCTGCACGGCCGTCGTGGCGCTGTGGGACGGCGACGAGAGCGCGGTCGAACTGACCGCCCGCGCCGAGCGGGCGCTGCGGACCGCCCGACGCGCCGGGCGCGGCCGCACCGTGCTCGCGTCCGCGGACGAGGACGTCGAGCGGGCGCTGCGCCCGGACGACGAGGCCTGA
- the glmS gene encoding glutamine--fructose-6-phosphate transaminase (isomerizing), giving the protein MCGIVGYVGTRNGVPIVLEGLQRLEYRGYDSAGIAVANGSGLKVHKAKGRIADLKESLPKRIKGTPTIGHTRWATHGAPTDANAHPHVDFSGRFAVVHNGIIENAPQIKARLQADGIEPTSETDTELVAHLIGQAAADNDDPVDAVRVALRSVEGAYGLAILDAKHPDRIVIARMGSPIVVGLGDNEMYVASDVGALVRHTQQVVHLEDGEIALLESDGFTTSTLDNRPVQKVSERVEFDVDDFDLGDHAHFLRKEIGEQPEAVERAISGRIDERFSTVKLGGLNLEPNELRSFKRVYILGCGSAYYSGEVGAQLIEELARIPASAEAASEFRYRNPVIDPDGLYIAVSQSGETADTLAAVEELTRKGARVLGVINQVGSAIARANNGGIYIHAGPEVSVASSKSFTSTCVAFAMLAVALGRIRDLSPADGDRLIVALRELPAKIAAILEQEEKIVEAAKWLSQYDNAMFIGRVRGYPIAREAAQKIKEVAYMHAEAYQAAELKHGPLALISEKMPVVAVVPSDELGEKQRSTLHEIKARGGPVLAVGHEALPTELAERTIVVPKSEPELDPILLNIPLQLLAYHAALELGRDIDKPRNLAKSVTVE; this is encoded by the coding sequence ATGTGCGGCATCGTTGGATACGTCGGCACCCGCAACGGGGTGCCCATCGTCCTGGAGGGCCTCCAGCGCCTGGAGTACCGCGGCTACGACTCCGCGGGCATCGCGGTGGCGAACGGGTCGGGGCTGAAGGTCCACAAGGCCAAGGGCCGCATCGCGGACCTGAAGGAGTCGCTGCCCAAGCGGATCAAGGGCACGCCGACCATCGGCCACACCCGCTGGGCCACGCACGGCGCGCCGACCGACGCCAACGCGCACCCGCACGTGGACTTCAGCGGCCGCTTCGCGGTCGTCCACAACGGCATCATCGAGAACGCGCCGCAGATCAAGGCGCGCCTGCAGGCCGACGGCATCGAGCCCACGAGCGAGACCGACACCGAGCTCGTCGCGCACCTCATCGGCCAGGCGGCCGCCGACAACGACGATCCGGTCGACGCGGTCCGCGTGGCGCTGCGCAGCGTCGAGGGTGCGTACGGCCTGGCGATCTTGGACGCCAAGCACCCCGACCGCATCGTCATCGCGCGCATGGGCTCGCCGATCGTCGTGGGCCTGGGCGACAACGAGATGTACGTCGCGTCCGACGTCGGCGCGCTCGTCCGCCACACGCAGCAGGTCGTCCACCTGGAGGACGGCGAGATCGCGCTGCTCGAGAGCGACGGCTTCACCACCTCGACGCTCGACAACCGCCCGGTGCAGAAGGTCTCCGAGCGCGTCGAGTTCGACGTCGACGACTTCGACCTGGGCGACCACGCGCACTTCCTGCGCAAGGAGATCGGCGAGCAGCCCGAGGCCGTCGAGCGCGCCATCAGCGGCCGCATCGACGAGCGCTTCTCCACCGTCAAGCTGGGCGGCCTGAACCTGGAGCCCAACGAGCTGCGCTCGTTCAAGCGCGTCTACATCCTGGGCTGCGGATCCGCGTACTACTCCGGCGAGGTCGGCGCGCAGCTCATCGAGGAGCTGGCCCGCATCCCCGCCAGCGCCGAGGCGGCGTCCGAGTTCCGCTACCGCAACCCGGTCATCGACCCGGACGGCCTGTACATCGCGGTCAGCCAGTCGGGCGAGACCGCCGACACCCTCGCCGCCGTCGAGGAGCTGACCCGCAAGGGCGCCCGCGTGCTGGGGGTCATCAACCAGGTGGGCTCGGCGATCGCCCGTGCGAACAACGGCGGCATCTACATCCACGCCGGGCCCGAGGTGTCGGTCGCGTCGAGCAAGAGCTTCACGTCGACGTGCGTGGCGTTCGCGATGCTGGCCGTCGCGCTGGGCCGCATCCGCGACCTGTCCCCCGCCGACGGCGACCGCCTGATCGTCGCCTTGCGCGAGCTGCCGGCGAAGATCGCCGCGATCCTCGAGCAGGAGGAGAAGATCGTCGAGGCGGCCAAGTGGCTGTCGCAGTACGACAACGCGATGTTCATCGGCCGCGTGCGCGGCTACCCGATCGCGCGCGAGGCGGCCCAGAAGATCAAGGAGGTCGCGTACATGCACGCCGAGGCGTACCAGGCGGCCGAGCTGAAGCACGGCCCGCTCGCCCTGATCTCGGAGAAGATGCCCGTCGTCGCGGTCGTGCCGAGCGACGAGCTGGGCGAGAAGCAGCGTTCGACGCTGCACGAGATCAAGGCCCGTGGCGGCCCCGTCCTGGCCGTCGGCCACGAGGCCCTGCCGACCGAGCTGGCCGAGCGGACGATCGTGGTGCCGAAGTCCGAGCCCGAGCTGGACCCGATCCTGCTCAACATCCCGCTGCAGCTGCTGGCCTACCACGCCGCGCTGGAGCTGGGCCGCGACATCGACAAGCCGCGCAACCTGGCCAAGAGCGTCACCGTCGAGTAG
- a CDS encoding DUF192 domain-containing protein, whose amino-acid sequence MRTHAPPCPPGWRLLAARSPLARARGLIGRAGLPGQVGLWLPVRSVHTVGMRFPIDLVWLSGAGDVLRIDEGIGRGRLRTCLRAGGGVVELEAGRGRALAGAIHRTPGSPPRTT is encoded by the coding sequence GTGCGCACCCACGCCCCTCCCTGCCCGCCCGGCTGGCGGCTGCTCGCGGCCCGGTCGCCGCTCGCCCGCGCCCGCGGTCTGATCGGCCGCGCGGGCCTGCCCGGGCAGGTGGGGCTCTGGCTGCCGGTCCGGTCGGTGCACACGGTCGGGATGCGGTTCCCGATCGATCTCGTCTGGCTCTCGGGCGCGGGCGACGTGCTGCGGATCGACGAGGGCATCGGGCGGGGACGGCTGCGGACGTGCCTGCGGGCCGGCGGCGGCGTCGTCGAGCTCGAGGCGGGACGCGGCCGGGCGCTTGCCGGCGCGATCCATCGCACGCCGGGGTCGCCGCCACGCACGACGTAG
- a CDS encoding Ig-like domain repeat protein: MSGRVRAGAIALGVIGTLALPQVAGARPWTAEYDWQAGSRTGYENWVAEESVPGSGQPLPFYRTYLGGAPAQIGRGLAIAPLGGRIYDNGDPASQTGGPGLIFRWAVPGASRITTARFDDVRYRNANDGQYLRLRLAGPGGHRDADLGPDFNEEEANTTYSRGPYTHTVPGGGTSAELWMFTVCGSAPQGEPGPYRCPTIASSTPTFGRLGSVRLTLDDPDQPALVVDASPAIDDGWVNKRRTQRLQITAADPSSGIQRIRVQVRAGTSGTGGRTLKTQTVACDPDHTTPGRAGLVCPVTAGTSAVDPAGNQTGSDRTYVVTATDYAGNERSQSFTVRRDVQAPTGGSVSGGELRKLTDGWTNREGTVPVRLRGQDSRSGVARLQLFARRVASGRATELADTAVTCTGSCQASSEVTNATLDRSTLPRDGRYRLEVRVTDRAGNSKVFRTGESLKIDREAPRRLGPQGQATLLPNGSLRLRFSPGRDAGESSGLGNVVVRYWPAQPYELNTLDDGDELFDDSPSADEPQPAPARARTAPRIASARIVDLPSPKDAGPRVRRLQRSITIPNVGELDTSRPVEVYVYDRARGALVDPSLPGWSGNRRADLIPIAGGSTGPGQALPAKPSSNLPGPPRAGSGDAGPLEQTPRGDRLPADFSPNGTGPSRGRSPAPKDDDIKTKRDDGGKDMRPWDYPPSVQEDYGLYDRKLANIQPRVKPWPLEDTWPRDGLAAQAARVRGINKRSMSFVKKGQPYFSITQVNKSMGRRIPLYGDQAEDRNGKRLPVYKDNSQGKCAPLFASHIVGAVFGAWGDDLRNFVPLTRGDNIGMRTAFETFYRDVVENNSEAKFTYYVHVRYHDRTKLYPKSISGSLDLVEGKITARDPKTDKPYQQHYVRTYLTKDGRSLQPAGSCKPK; encoded by the coding sequence ATGAGCGGCCGGGTCCGAGCCGGCGCCATTGCGCTCGGGGTGATCGGCACGCTGGCTCTCCCGCAGGTCGCGGGGGCGCGGCCGTGGACGGCGGAGTACGACTGGCAGGCCGGCAGCCGCACGGGCTACGAGAACTGGGTCGCGGAGGAGTCGGTGCCCGGCAGCGGCCAGCCGCTGCCGTTCTACCGCACCTACCTGGGCGGCGCGCCCGCGCAGATCGGCCGTGGGCTGGCGATCGCGCCGCTGGGCGGCCGGATCTACGACAACGGCGACCCTGCCAGTCAGACCGGCGGGCCGGGCCTGATCTTCCGCTGGGCCGTCCCCGGCGCCTCGCGCATCACCACCGCGCGGTTCGACGACGTGCGGTACCGCAACGCCAACGACGGGCAGTATCTGCGTCTGCGGCTCGCCGGGCCGGGGGGCCACCGGGACGCCGACCTCGGGCCGGACTTCAACGAGGAGGAAGCGAACACCACCTACAGCCGTGGCCCGTACACCCATACGGTGCCCGGCGGCGGGACGTCGGCGGAGCTGTGGATGTTCACCGTCTGCGGCAGCGCGCCCCAGGGTGAGCCGGGCCCGTACCGCTGCCCGACAATCGCTTCGAGCACCCCGACGTTCGGCCGCCTGGGCTCGGTGCGCCTGACGCTCGACGATCCCGACCAGCCCGCGCTCGTCGTCGACGCCTCGCCGGCGATCGACGACGGCTGGGTGAACAAGCGCCGCACCCAGCGACTGCAGATCACCGCCGCGGACCCCAGCTCCGGCATCCAGCGAATCCGCGTACAGGTCCGCGCGGGCACCTCGGGCACCGGTGGGCGCACGCTCAAGACGCAGACCGTCGCCTGCGACCCCGACCACACCACCCCGGGCCGCGCCGGCCTGGTCTGTCCGGTCACCGCGGGCACGAGCGCCGTCGATCCTGCCGGCAATCAGACCGGCAGCGACCGCACGTACGTGGTGACCGCCACCGACTACGCCGGCAACGAGCGCTCCCAGAGCTTCACCGTCCGCCGCGACGTCCAGGCGCCGACCGGTGGGTCGGTCTCCGGCGGCGAGCTGCGAAAGCTCACCGACGGGTGGACCAACCGCGAAGGAACCGTGCCCGTCCGGCTGCGCGGCCAGGACAGCCGCTCCGGCGTCGCGCGCCTGCAGCTCTTCGCGCGCCGCGTGGCCTCTGGCCGCGCCACCGAGCTCGCGGACACGGCCGTCACCTGCACTGGATCGTGTCAGGCCTCGTCGGAGGTCACCAACGCCACGTTGGACCGCAGCACGCTGCCGCGCGACGGCCGCTACCGCCTCGAGGTCCGCGTCACCGACCGCGCCGGCAACAGCAAGGTGTTCCGGACGGGTGAGAGCCTGAAGATCGACCGCGAAGCGCCTCGTCGCCTCGGACCGCAGGGCCAGGCGACGCTCCTGCCGAATGGATCTCTCCGCCTGCGGTTCTCGCCAGGACGCGACGCGGGCGAGAGCTCCGGTCTAGGGAACGTCGTCGTTCGCTACTGGCCTGCACAGCCCTACGAGCTCAACACGCTCGACGACGGGGATGAGCTCTTCGACGACTCCCCGTCCGCCGATGAGCCGCAGCCGGCTCCCGCCCGCGCCCGTACGGCCCCCCGCATCGCTTCGGCCCGTATCGTCGATCTCCCGAGCCCAAAGGACGCTGGCCCGCGCGTGCGGCGACTGCAGCGCTCAATCACTATCCCGAACGTCGGCGAACTCGATACGTCTCGACCGGTAGAGGTGTACGTCTACGACCGAGCTCGCGGCGCGCTGGTCGACCCGTCACTTCCGGGATGGTCGGGTAACCGGCGCGCAGATCTCATCCCGATCGCCGGCGGATCGACCGGGCCCGGCCAGGCGTTGCCCGCGAAGCCGAGCAGCAACCTCCCTGGTCCTCCTCGCGCAGGATCAGGCGACGCCGGACCCCTGGAGCAGACTCCGCGCGGAGACCGGCTGCCCGCGGACTTCTCGCCGAACGGTACGGGACCGTCGCGTGGTCGTTCTCCAGCCCCGAAAGACGACGACATAAAGACCAAGCGCGACGACGGCGGCAAGGACATGCGGCCGTGGGACTACCCGCCAAGCGTGCAGGAGGATTACGGGCTCTACGACCGGAAGCTCGCCAACATCCAGCCGCGCGTGAAGCCGTGGCCGCTCGAAGACACCTGGCCGCGGGACGGACTTGCCGCTCAAGCCGCGCGAGTCCGCGGCATCAACAAGCGATCCATGTCGTTCGTGAAGAAGGGCCAGCCCTACTTCTCGATCACGCAGGTCAACAAGTCGATGGGCCGCCGGATCCCGCTCTATGGCGATCAAGCCGAGGATCGCAACGGCAAGAGGCTCCCCGTCTACAAGGACAATTCTCAGGGTAAGTGCGCGCCGCTGTTCGCCTCCCACATCGTCGGGGCGGTGTTCGGGGCTTGGGGTGACGACCTTCGGAATTTCGTGCCGCTGACGCGTGGTGACAACATCGGAATGCGCACGGCGTTCGAGACGTTCTACCGCGACGTCGTCGAAAACAATTCCGAGGCCAAGTTCACGTACTACGTGCACGTGCGTTACCACGACCGCACGAAGCTCTACCCCAAGTCCATCAGCGGTTCCCTCGATCTCGTCGAGGGAAAAATCACGGCGCGCGACCCGAAAACCGACAAGCCGTATCAGCAGCACTACGTCCGCACGTACCTGACCAAGGACGGGCGTAGCCTCCAGCCGGCCGGCTCCTGCAAGCCCAAGTGA